One genomic window of Pseudomonas aeruginosa includes the following:
- the ung gene encoding uracil-DNA glycosylase produces MTDNDDRIKLEASWKEALREEFDKPYMKQLGEFLRQEKAAGKVIFPPGPLIFNALNTTPLENVKVVIIGQDPYHGPGQAHGLCFSVQPGVPTPPSLQNIYKELNRDLNIPIPNNGYLQRWAEQGVLLLNTSLTVEQAKAGSHANAGWQPFTDRVIEVVNERCERLVFLLWGSHAQSKQKLIDPQRHLILKSAHPSPLSAYRGFLGNGHFSRTNKFLEQNGKTPIDWSLPDL; encoded by the coding sequence ATGACCGATAACGACGACCGCATCAAGCTCGAGGCGAGTTGGAAGGAAGCGCTGCGCGAGGAATTCGACAAGCCCTACATGAAGCAACTGGGCGAGTTCCTGCGCCAGGAGAAGGCCGCCGGCAAGGTGATCTTTCCGCCCGGGCCATTGATCTTCAACGCGCTGAACACCACGCCGCTGGAGAACGTCAAGGTGGTGATCATCGGCCAGGATCCCTACCACGGACCAGGCCAGGCCCACGGCCTGTGCTTCTCGGTGCAGCCCGGCGTGCCGACGCCGCCGTCCTTGCAGAACATCTACAAGGAACTCAACCGCGACCTGAACATCCCGATTCCCAACAACGGCTACCTGCAGCGCTGGGCGGAGCAGGGCGTGCTGTTGCTCAATACCTCCCTGACCGTCGAGCAGGCCAAGGCCGGCTCCCACGCCAATGCCGGCTGGCAGCCGTTCACCGACCGCGTCATCGAGGTGGTCAACGAGCGTTGCGAGCGCCTGGTGTTCCTGCTCTGGGGCAGCCACGCGCAGAGCAAGCAGAAGCTGATCGACCCGCAGCGCCACCTGATTCTCAAGTCGGCGCACCCGTCGCCGTTGTCGGCCTACCGCGGTTTCCTCGGCAACGGCCACTTCAGCCGCACCAACAAGTTCCTCGAGCAGAACGGCAAGACGCCTATCGACTGGTCGCTGCCGGACCTCTGA
- a CDS encoding AbrB family transcriptional regulator, whose amino-acid sequence MPERVTWRLYWATPLVGALGGWLASLVGWPLPWMIGSLLAVMLVRCLADLPLAEVPGARKCGQWIVGIGIGLHFTPAVIEQVLAHSVIIVFGAVATTLSSVLAIAFMRRSGEDRATAFFASMPGGASEMVNLGQRHGAVLSRVAAAQSLRLLLVVLLVPAAFQYLLGGGQPGPHQAAPVDWHWLALLFPAGALVALGWQKLRQPNPWLLGPLLLAAGVSLGFDLHIGLPAGSSGVGQWLIGSALGCHFNRSFFRSAPAFVSRTLVCTLWMMFAAALAAELLGWLTTLDHQSLMLGMMPGGIAELSLTAEALQLSVPLVTALQVLRLLLVLFLAEPCFRYWRKRAG is encoded by the coding sequence ATGCCTGAGCGCGTCACCTGGAGGCTGTACTGGGCGACGCCGCTGGTGGGCGCCCTTGGCGGCTGGCTGGCAAGCCTGGTCGGCTGGCCGCTGCCGTGGATGATCGGCTCGCTGCTTGCGGTGATGCTGGTGCGTTGCCTGGCCGACCTGCCGCTGGCCGAAGTGCCGGGGGCACGCAAGTGCGGGCAATGGATCGTCGGCATCGGCATCGGCCTGCACTTCACCCCGGCAGTGATCGAGCAAGTGCTGGCGCATAGCGTGATCATCGTCTTCGGCGCCGTGGCCACCACGCTTTCCAGCGTGCTGGCGATCGCCTTCATGCGCCGCAGCGGCGAGGACCGCGCCACCGCGTTCTTCGCCAGCATGCCCGGTGGTGCCAGCGAGATGGTCAACCTCGGGCAGCGCCACGGCGCGGTGCTCAGCCGCGTCGCCGCAGCGCAGAGCCTGCGCCTGTTGCTGGTAGTGCTGCTGGTGCCGGCGGCGTTCCAGTACCTGCTCGGCGGCGGCCAGCCAGGCCCGCACCAGGCCGCGCCGGTGGACTGGCACTGGCTGGCCCTGCTGTTCCCGGCCGGGGCGCTGGTCGCGCTGGGCTGGCAGAAGTTGCGCCAACCCAATCCCTGGCTGCTCGGCCCGCTGTTGCTGGCGGCCGGCGTCAGCCTCGGCTTCGACCTGCATATCGGCCTGCCGGCCGGTTCCAGCGGCGTCGGCCAATGGCTGATCGGCAGCGCCCTGGGTTGCCATTTCAACCGCAGTTTCTTCCGCAGCGCTCCAGCCTTCGTCAGTCGTACCCTGGTCTGCACGCTGTGGATGATGTTCGCCGCGGCGCTCGCCGCCGAGTTGCTCGGCTGGCTGACCACCCTCGACCACCAGTCGCTGATGCTCGGCATGATGCCCGGCGGCATCGCCGAGCTGAGCCTGACCGCCGAAGCCTTGCAGCTCTCGGTGCCGCTGGTCACCGCCTTGCAGGTACTGAGGCTATTGCTGGTGCTGTTCCTCGCCGAGCCGTGCTTCCGCTACTGGAGGAAGCGCGCCGGCTGA